In Pseudoxanthomonas sp. SE1, the genomic stretch CACCGGATCAGCGCTTCGAGAGCTTCATCGGTCCGCCGGAAGGCGCGTTGGCTGCGCTGGATGCACTGGCGACCAGACCGGGTGCTGACTGGGTTTATCTGGCCGGCCCTTCAAGGACCGGCAAGACCCATCTGGCGCTGGCACTGTGCGCCGCCACCGAACAGCAGCATCGTCGCGCGGCCTATCTGCCGATGGCGGCTGCGGCCGGCCGGTTGCGCGATGCACTCGACGCACTGGAGGGCAATGACGTGGTTGCGCTGGACGGTATCGAGGTGATCGCGGGCGCGCACGAGGATGAAGTGGCGCTGTTCGATTTCCACAACCGCGCACGCGCCTCCGGTTTGAACGTGCTGTACACCGCGCGCGGTATCCCGGACGACATCGGCCTTGGTCTTCCCGATCTGCGTTCGCGCCTGCAGCAGTGCCTGCGCGTGATGCTGGATCCCCTGGACGACGCCGGTCGCCGCGATGTGCTGCGCGAGCGTGCGCAGCGGCGCGGCCTGGTGCTGGAAGATGCCGCGCTGGAATGGCTGCTTACGCGGACCGATCGCGACCTGGGTACGTTGGTGGCACTGCTGGACCGCCTCGACCGCGCATCCCTCGCGGCACAGCGACGCATCACGGTGCCGTTCCTGCGCAGCGTGCTGTAGGAGCGGGTCATGCCCGCGATGTGTTCGGCGTAGTGCAGGGGAAGAACGCTGTCGGCTACGCGCTCAGCGTGGCTTCCAGGTCGGCCAGCCGTTGCGGCGTGCCGACGTCGGTCCAGCGCCCCTGCAGACGCTCGCCCGTCACGCGTCCTGCAGCCATGCCGGCATGCAGGAGGGGCAGCAACGGGAAACGCGGCTTGCCACCGGTCGTGACACGGAGCTCGCCGGTGATGTGCTCCTGCCAGGGATCCAGCAGTGTGGGGCGGTAAAGCCCCAGGCCAGCGTACGTCAGTCGCTGCTCGCCTTCGCGGTGCAACTGGCCGGCAGCGTCGAGTGCGAAGTCCCCGCGCGGCGCGAAGGCCGGAGGTTCCACCATCACCAGGTGTGCCAGCCCCTGCGGCTCGCGCGGCAGTCGCGCGAAATCGAAATCGGTCCAGATGTCGCCATTGACCAGCAGGAAAGGCGCTTCGCCCAGCAGCGGGCGCGCGTTGAGCATGCCGCCGCCGGTTTCGAGGGGCGTGTCGCCTTCGTACAGGTAATGGATGCGCATCCCCCAGCGTTCGCCATCCCCCAACGCCTCGGGGAACCGGTCAGCCAGCCAACTGGTGTTGATGACGACATCGCGCACGCCCAGCGCCGCCAGCTTTTCGAGATGCCAGACGATCAGCGGTTTGCCTCCGGCTTCGATCAGCGGCTTGGGCGTGTGGTCGGTCAATGGGCGCATGCGCTCGCCTAGTCCAGCCGCGAAGATCAGCGCCTTCATGCGATCTCACCCCGCGCATGCAACACCGGCTTGATGCGCTTGTCGAGCAGGGTGCGGAGGCCTGCGAGTTCGGGGTAGCGCGGCAGCACCTCGTCCAGGTAGCGGATGAAGCGCGGCACGTCGGGCAGGTAGCGGGTCTTGCCGTCGCGATAATGCAGGCGCGAGAAGATGCCGAGGATCTTCAGGTGCCGCTGGATGCCCATCCAGTCCGCATCGCGCAGGAACACCTTCAGTTCCGGCACCGGCAACCCGGCACGCGTGGCGCGCGCGTGGTAGCGCGCCAGCCAACCGTCGACGCGTTCGATCGGCCAGCTCAGGAACGCATCCTTGAACAGACTCATGGCGTCGTATGCGACGGGGCCCCGCACGCAGTCCTGGAAATCGATCACCGCAGGGCCGGGCGTCATCGGCATCAGGTTGCGCGGCATGAAGTCGCGGTGGGTCAGCACGCGTGTCTGCGACAGTGCGTTGTCCATCAGGCGACGCTGCGACAGTTCCAGCCCTTCGGTCTCGCCGCAATCCAGCGTCAGGCCCAGGTGGCGGCGCAGGAACCATTCGTCGAACAGGCCGGCATCGCGCTGCAGCAGGGCTTCGCCGAATTCGCCCATGCCCTCCGGCGGTGCGATGGCCTGCAGGCGAAGCAATTGTTCGATGGCGGCATCGAACCAGGTGTCCGCATTGTCCTCGCTGATCACATGCGCCAGCGTCGGCCCCCCCAGATCTTCCAGCAGCAGGAAACCCAATTCCGTGTCGATGGCCAGCACGTCGGGCACGCGGACGTCGCCACCGGCCAGCAGTTCGCGCATCGCCAGCCAGGGCCGCACGTCCTCCAGGCCAGGAGGGGAATCCATCACGATCCGTCCCGGTCCGTCGCCCAGACTGCGCCAGTAGCTGCGGTAGCCCGCGTCCATCGACGCGCGTTCGAGCTGCGCGTACGGGTCGCCGAGCGCGCCGCGCGCCCACTCCAGGCGCTGGGCGCCGCGTCCGGAAGGGTCCTGAATCGTTGGGTTCATGCAGTCGCGGCCACGCAGAGGC encodes the following:
- the hda gene encoding DnaA regulatory inactivator Hda produces the protein MQGTDLGPQLPLTLRYPPDQRFESFIGPPEGALAALDALATRPGADWVYLAGPSRTGKTHLALALCAATEQQHRRAAYLPMAAAAGRLRDALDALEGNDVVALDGIEVIAGAHEDEVALFDFHNRARASGLNVLYTARGIPDDIGLGLPDLRSRLQQCLRVMLDPLDDAGRRDVLRERAQRRGLVLEDAALEWLLTRTDRDLGTLVALLDRLDRASLAAQRRITVPFLRSVL
- the murU gene encoding N-acetylmuramate alpha-1-phosphate uridylyltransferase MurU codes for the protein MKALIFAAGLGERMRPLTDHTPKPLIEAGGKPLIVWHLEKLAALGVRDVVINTSWLADRFPEALGDGERWGMRIHYLYEGDTPLETGGGMLNARPLLGEAPFLLVNGDIWTDFDFARLPREPQGLAHLVMVEPPAFAPRGDFALDAAGQLHREGEQRLTYAGLGLYRPTLLDPWQEHITGELRVTTGGKPRFPLLPLLHAGMAAGRVTGERLQGRWTDVGTPQRLADLEATLSA
- a CDS encoding phosphotransferase, coding for MNPTIQDPSGRGAQRLEWARGALGDPYAQLERASMDAGYRSYWRSLGDGPGRIVMDSPPGLEDVRPWLAMRELLAGGDVRVPDVLAIDTELGFLLLEDLGGPTLAHVISEDNADTWFDAAIEQLLRLQAIAPPEGMGEFGEALLQRDAGLFDEWFLRRHLGLTLDCGETEGLELSQRRLMDNALSQTRVLTHRDFMPRNLMPMTPGPAVIDFQDCVRGPVAYDAMSLFKDAFLSWPIERVDGWLARYHARATRAGLPVPELKVFLRDADWMGIQRHLKILGIFSRLHYRDGKTRYLPDVPRFIRYLDEVLPRYPELAGLRTLLDKRIKPVLHARGEIA